CGTGCAAGAACACGGCATCCTGATTTGCAGGCAACTCCTGGCCCTGATGAACGTCATTCGACCGCATGTTGCACCAGCCTACCAGCATCGAAATACAATCGAGCAGTGATTTGGTGGTATCCAACGGGGACAGGTCTCGACGCAGCCCGCACTTTTTATAGCGCGGCGACGTAAAGCCGGCACATGGtgcgaccagactggacAACATAATGGTCGCCATCAAGTCGACGCTAGCATATTGTCGGCAGACATCTTCTAGGAAACACACGCCAGGGCGCAATGAAAGGCCGTGTTGGCATCGTTTCGGTGATGGTTCCGTCTTCATTTGATAGCTCGTGTCGGCGTACGAGTTCAAGCCTCGTCAACGTGCTGTAGACACTATCAATCTTTCTGTTAGTGGGATATTCAGGTACGCTGGCTAGTCAAGACAGAATGCGGCTGTAAGTGCTGTCTAGTAACATAACCTGCTGGGTTTaggcgaggccaagggcaaagatacatatgtacctacACTAATCCCAAGGGGAGCCCTATGAGAGCAATCTCCAGCCGCCCCTGCAACCTGAAAGATGAGACTCAAAAGTCCACCGGACGGTCATTCATGAGAAGCCGGCGGTTGGTAACCATATAAAGCTCCCAGTCGTAAATATTTAACCTCGGTCACAGCGCCTCGACCTGCCGAGACTCCTGTTGCCCTGTCTCGGTTCGAACCACCATTTCCGGCTCATACAAATCCTGTAAAAATTTCCTGTTTACCCTCTACTTTTTTGAATGCGTACGTATTTGCTCATTTCCATGCTCTCTCATGGTTGATCGTCTGCCGTGCAGCTTGCAGTGTATTTTGTTGAAGGATATTGTAAGTTGTAAccaactttttttctttcttgctGGTCAACTAAGCGGTCTAATTGGGATAATGCCATTGTTTTACAGCGCTTAAAGCTTGTAAGAATATAGACTGACTTTTCGTAAAAACTGCACACATACCATCTAAATCCCGAAACTTGCGATTAAATGTCATCGTAAATGCAAAGCCCGGCCTGCTTCCTGGCACTGGGGTCGTTGTCGGAGAGGTAGCCAATCAATGCTCCAGATTCTTCCCAAAAGGGAATATTTGCCCATGGAACCGGTGTGTTGATATGCTTGGCGTTCGGTGTACAGACCACAATCCCAGAGCGCTTTCACATGCATCATCGTGGGGACTCGAAAAGGTCTTCGTCCATCACTCACAAACTCGCATAAAAACGGGTCACTACCCAATGGGACATAAAGCCTTCACAGGGCAGGGCGCCTTCAGGTAAGCCATAAAGTTAAGAAAAAAGAATTGAAATGGACCGTATATGGTGACCCTTGTTTCCACTTGCGTATTCTACTCGCAAGCTTTATCATCGCTGATGCCCCGAACGCCTGCTCCAATAAAATCGAGCTGCTCAACCCATTATTCCTGTCGAGTTTTCGTAGGAGATGAATTCAATGGTCTTTACACTATGGCCGACGAGTTCTTACTTTGGGCATCGGTGACTGCGCACTCCACAGCACTGTAGAGATCACCGTGGAAAAAAGGCCTGTTGACGCCGTGAATTGCAGCCATCCGTGGATTGTCGGCTCTGCTAGAACCCTCCCACCTCCCTAGCTTCTTCGCGTAACCTGCGACTGCGGTGATAGTTCCTCGTGTCCGTTCCTCGTCAGTGTCAGTGTCCGTAACGCATCGGTTCTCGTCTCCAAACGGCCCTTCTTTCTCTGAAAGCGTCGCCGCAATGCTGTATATGGGCCTCCAATTTCTGACAGCCTCGGGATTCTCTGCAGTTGGATAACCAAAGCCCGCTACTCCTAGAGCGCGTCGCGTCCACCGGTTATGGACATTTGCAAAATGCCACTCAACAGTGTCTGGCGCGGAATAGTTATCTAGTTGGTTCCTCAAGTCGATGAGCCCTTGTACCGATGTAATATCGACATGATTCACTGCCCCGAAATCAAGGACAATGGCACGCAAAtatggaagaagatgagagtTTGGTCGGCGTGTCCTGCCCCCGGCGTCATTCCACAGACGGTCCGACTCTTTCTCGTACCCTTCATCGGACAACCTTTGTGTGTTCTGCTCGATATATTTGGCCAAAATGTCAATGTGGTACGCTTGATTGGTGTAATTGAATCCTTCATGTAGCTGATAAATGAAAACACCAGGATAGGGAGACTCAAGCTTAATGTCCGGGTTAATGGATCCAGATCTGTCCAGCGGTATAAACGCATCTGGTGCAGCATGGCATGTTTTGTCGCAGGcagaatggccttggccaggcCTGTTCTGTTTCGCTGCCGAAATTCTCTTAGCCTTTACAACTCCCAAGAACGTTCCGCGCGTCCTAGCCAGTCGAACCAACACCAAAACAATTGAGAGGGCTGCACCCGCATAGATGGATGCCTCGAGCGAGACAAATATGGCCAAAGCGACTCCAACAACCCAGATCAAAAATTCAACGGGTGAGAGTTGCCAATATTTGTACAAACTACGAGGAGGCGTTAGCAAGTTGCAAACAGCATGGATGATGAGACCAGCGAGAGCAGCTTTGGGGATATAATAGAAGACTCCAGTCAAGGCATAAAGTGCAAGAATAAGGACCCCGGCACTGAAGAGTCCCGCTAGGGGGGTTCTGACTCCCGCCTTGGAGAGGACAGCAGAAGCACCAAAGGATCCTGTACAGACGTAGCCACCAACAAATGGACTGAGGATATTGGCAGCGCCAAGCGCTACGACTTCTTGAGACGGGTTAACCGTGTAGTTGTACAGCCTGCCCATAGCTTTCGCTATGGCAATGTGCTCAATGaccaagatgatggccacGGCAGGCAATTCCGGTAGTACCTGCTTAACCAAATTCATTTCGATTCTTGGCACACCGGCGCGCTGAAAGCCTGTAGACAATGTTATGCAAGGCAAAGATATGATGGGTCTGACGATGGTCCTCACCTCGCTCTATGTGACCCACGATGCGAAATTTGGCGTTCCCCTCCGCCGTGCTTCGATTCGCCAAATAGCTGATTAAAGTATAGAGCAGCATAGTAAAAGTCAATCTCAAAGACGATATGAATGACCACATTCGCCTCCTCTTCGGTTGGCGCTGCTCCATTTGGGTGCATATCCCTCGAATACCGAACAGTAGTGCGATGGAAGAGAGGCCAACCGCGGCGTCGAGTTGAGTCTGGGGAAGAAGCTTGAGCGTCTGAATTATGACTTTATATGGTGGTTCTCTTGTGTTGACGCCTGGGAGGCCCAGCGCAGTAGGTATTTGGGTCgacatgatggtgatgcttGCCGCGGTGACGAATGCAGATATGGGAATATATGGGATGAACTCTACCACCCAGCCCAATCGCACCAGGCCCAGGAAGAGAAGAATTGCACCCGACATCATACTTAGGCAATGGGCCACCTGCTCGTTTGTATAATCTCCGGTATTTAGGGTGACTCTATTAACCACTTGCCCAACAAGCAGTGATCCTACTGCAGTTGTCTAGTGTTCAAATATTAGAAGCTAAACGGGACGTCGGTTCGGGCTTAACTATCTAGTCCAGAAGTGGGGGAATTTCCGTTGAGAAAACTTACACCGATGACAATGTCTTTGGACGTCCCAAAGATCCAGTACAAGACTGCTCCCGTAAACGAGGTGTATAAGCCGTATGGCGGCGTCAGATCAGCCAACGCAGCATACGCTAATGCTTGAGGTACAACGACCAAACCAATAGTTATTCCTGCAGGTTCAAATTAACTTGGCATTCAAAAAGTTTAGTGGCAGTAATGCCAGGACCCCTCATACCAGCAACCATGTCTCCTGCCAACCATTGAAGATTGTACCGCTGAAtccacgacgccgacggGAATAGACTAGTAACATATTCAATGGCTCCTCTCCTTGAAGGGGCCAATTCCTTGAACCACTCGGCCACCGATGGTTCGTCCTCTACATAGATGTCGGCAGAGTCGAGGATATCCCTAGCCtgcttgtccatgtctgttGGCATTGCAATGTAACGCTCAGTGACATTGATGCCAAGGACCTTGCGAACGAACAAATCGGGGATCCGTCGCAatgccatggcgacgaggacaaatCCGGTTATTGCAGCGTGTTATCAGAGCAGGGATGTTGTCTGGGAAGCAAACCAGTGCACAGTGAAGCGATTGGCGCAGAATATATTCAAGAAAGTCGTTTGGGTATGAAGGGGCGAAATTTTTAGTACAAGAGGAATGCATAGACCGACGAGGGCTACATATATTTGGAACAAAACGGCCCACGGTCTCGAAATGATGCGGGCGAGAGGGATGGTGAAAATTATCCACGACCGACATGTCGTTATGAGTTCAACGTTGCCAAGACCCGGCAGTCggagggaaggagcaaaCGAACAAACAAGCTTAAACCTGAAGCACCCACGGGACCAAGTGGCAGCGTGCAGTATGCGGCGTGCAGCGTACAGCCATCAAACCCATCAACCGCCAGTCTTCAACTGTCGACCCGTGACGATGATAACTCGTTCCGAGCATCCCAGCCCCGTGCAGGCATCCATGACGAATGAGAACCGTGTCAGTGTGGCATTTGAGACAACAGAGCCAGCAGAGCGGCAGCCCATAGCAAAGACAACTCGTAGTATGGCGCAAAACCCTCACGTTCCCGCCATGCCAAGGCGATAAATCGCAGCCCAATATTGAATGGACTCGGGTGGCCATGCGGCCAAGGTGGCCGtgggccggcggcgggagTCGTTGAAAAAATCGTCGGCAGCTGCCTCTGTACCGTCGCAGACCGTGTTGCGGGTGTCGGTCACGATGGatgccgccgatgcccaCCTCATCCGTCACCTTCCGCTGGTCCAAGTTGCCAAGGCGGTTCTGGATCATGGATGGGGGGTGCGGCATGCGGACCCGGCAGCAACAAGGAAACCTGCCTCAGACATTCTTCGTGTcctccatcgtcatcatggaTATTTCATCATGACGCCGCTGCTACGTAGGGTACGGGCTGTTGGCCCACGGGCGGTTTGCGCCGAACTCGATTGACCCTCGAGCAGCGCCACTTGGCAACCAGATGGCCAAGTTCTGACTCTAGTTCAACGAACCCATAATTGGCTCGATGAGACCGCAGCaacttctttttttaccCAGTGCTCGTCTTCgacatgcaccagacacaGATATTCCCAGCATCAGTGCCAATCAGCACCCGAATATGCATGTTCCATATCTGCGGCATTCTGGGCGCATCTCCGCCGTCCACAACACACACAAGTATCAAGTTGAAATGAAATACTCTTCAATCTTGCCACGAGTTGGGGTTCTTTTCCTCAAACCCATGTTGCTACTGCATTGCGTCTAACACTTTCTGTGTGCTTTATGCCTCATCTACAATCCAGATACCTACCTCCTATCAACAGAGGAGTCACCAGTGTACTAATGCAATCCTCACTTCAACCTTCCTTAGACCCTCTTACGCTGTATCAAACAATGCTGCCCCCACTTTCTTCTAAACTTCTCTGGTATAATCTCAAGCTCGGGAACCCATAAAGTCCTTGCCAAGATGTGCGTGTTCGCAGCATCCAAGAACGGTTTACACTGGACAACCTCCCACGTGTCCTTGTCGGCTATGTAGTCCGGCTCGTTCGGGGGCAAGGGCTCAGTTCGCAGAGGATATTGGGTGTCGACTAGGAACGAGCATGCCCTGATGTCGACGTACTTGCCAGGGTCCTCCTCATTTCGATCGTTGAGGCCACTCGTTGGAAGCCACGTACCACTCCAGAAGCCGAACCCAATCTTCGCTTCAGAGAATTCGCCAGGCAAAAGACCGCGGAATTCAGACCGAATAAACTTGGCGTGCATATCGCGTGGCAGGAAGTAAGACGAGGGGAAGCGATACCACTCTTTTCCGAAACACACGATATCTTCTTCCCTGCCCACTGGTGTTTGGCCGTGGCTAGATTGCCACAGTCTGGAGTAAATACGCAACGGGGCAGAGTATGCCGAGTAAATGCCGTAAAGTCTAGCAAGACTGACATCTAAAGCCAAAAGCATCACAGCGCTGACGGCCAACAACTTCAGTCGAGCAGGAATCTTTCCAGCAATCGTGCTCGGGTCAGTACTTCCAACCGCTGCCAAGACGATGTGAAGAGAAATGCTGGCATTGAGAGTCAAAAACGGATACACTGGATACATGAATCTCTCTTCCTTGTGAGGCTGTGCTGTGAAGATGGCTAGCCACATATAGAATGGCGTCACAAACACGACGGTACGCAGACCGGACTGGAAGCCCTGTCCCGATGGTGAAATGACTTTTTGGAGTAAAAATAGTGGCAGTGCCAATAGTGCCAGGACAAACCAAATGTTGAAGTTGAGTGCCAGGTTCTTGAAGTAGAATGTCCAAGGTTCGGTCCCATACAAATCGGGGCCGCCCGTTGATGAGAAGATGTTGTACTTGACAATGTTCCAGCTGACCACAGCAATCTTCTTGTAAAAGAAGAGGTTGATCAAGAAGTCAAAGAACTGCAGCACGTTAGTCCTGGGCTGCTGCATAGCACCGCATCAcgggttctttttttttgcactCACCAAAACTATCAACCCGGCAATCACGCCACGGAAGAACCGAATAATGGACTCAATGAAAGCATCCTTATCGctgaaaaggacaagaacgAACTCTTCCAAAAGGTAAGGAGCGCAGAGTGCCGAGGCAAAGGGCCATCCAAGAATCCCTGCAGCAGCAAACCAGAAAATCCCGTGTGCAGTCTTGATACCGCCGCGCCAGTTCATAAATGACGCCGCACCAAGCatacacatgtacattgcAAAACTGGATGGCAAGAATGACGCGCTGGCGTGAAAGTTTCCAGGACAGATGACAGTCGATATTAAAAAGAACATGCCGATTCTGCCGTTCATAGTAAGGCTGATGACTTTGAACAAGACAGTCTGGCAGAGGGCGCAAACAAAGGCAAGGCCGTAGCGGATAAAGTAAAATTCAGACACCTAAAATAGTCAGGCCAAAGATAAAACACACTTTGCAACGTTATCAAGCTTGCCTTTGACGACTGGGGCAGCAATCTACGGACGCTGCCGACTATCGAATGAAGCCCGACATAAAGCCAGCTCCGGATAGCAAAGTCTGGTGAGTACTCCCATGTCTGCAGGCCATATCCATGGGACAGGTAGTGCGCCGGCTCCCAGTAATTGAACGTCTCGTCGCAATCCTGGATCGGAGCATAAAGAGCTGCAATCATGCCAGCGGCGAAAAAGACGTAAAACGCAGTGATGGGCTGGATTGGATAGGGGCCGTTGCGCCTATCAGAACAAGCCAAGTTAGCATTTCACATGCGCCATGAGCCAATGCATACGAATCAAGGGGAGCAAGGCATGGACAAACTAAAATGTGAGTTGGACGAACTTCTTTTTAGCATGGCTTGAGGCCGGATGCTCAAAATTTCGCTGTGGTGGCGAAGGATTGGGCGCCATGATTGCGAGCAGCAACGAGCCATGAAACTAATGGATGTTGAGAGGTGTCGTCATTCGGTTGGGAGTTTAGttccatgtacatacatatagGCCGTTCCGGACGGGCTGTAGTGAGGTGGGGCGGAAAATGCAAACCGAGGACCCACCGACTTACTGGGTGACCTATTGACGAcatttggtttttttttttttttccttcgCTAGGTCCAATTTTGGTGACGAGTTTGCAGCTTATTGAATCCTCTTTGGCAAACCAACCATTTATCATTGCTGTTTTTATTTTGACATCAGTTGGCGCATTTACATCTGTAACTGTAGTTTGTTCCGACTCTCAAAAGCCTTTGTACAGACCGCTGCAAACCTACCTCTCGCAATCAATCTCCGTCAGCGCCAATCTCCGGCTGCGACTCGTGGAACCATTGGAAGCTGGTCTTCCggcacatcaccaccaccaagatgTCTGGCTTTCAAATCCCTGGCCTGGGGCAAGCCAAGCCTAATGAGACATTACCGCCTCTCCCAGCAGATGTCCTGGCAGCTGCAGCTAGTGTCGATGCGACAGAAGCACCACCTGCTTCATCAGAGCCACACGGGACCTCTCAACCCAAGCAAAGCGACAACAAGACCGAGGGGCTCAA
The DNA window shown above is from Metarhizium brunneum chromosome 1, complete sequence and carries:
- the cys-14_1 gene encoding Sulfate permease 2; amino-acid sequence: MALRRIPDLFVRKVLGINVTERYIAMPTDMDKQARDILDSADIYVEDEPSVAEWFKELAPSRRGAIEYVTSLFPSASWIQRYNLQWLAGDMVAGITIGLVVVPQALAYAALADLTPPYGLYTSFTGAVLYWIFGTSKDIVIGTTAVGSLLVGQVVNRVTLNTGDYTNEQVAHCLSMMSGAILLFLGLVRLGWVVEFIPYIPISAFVTAASITIMSTQIPTALGLPGVNTREPPYKVIIQTLKLLPQTQLDAAVGLSSIALLFGIRGICTQMEQRQPKRRRMWSFISSLRLTFTMLLYTLISYLANRSTAEGNAKFRIVGHIERGFQRAGVPRIEMNLVKQVLPELPAVAIILVIEHIAIAKAMGRLYNYTVNPSQEVVALGAANILSPFVGGYVCTGSFGASAVLSKAGVRTPLAGLFSAGVLILALYALTGVFYYIPKAALAGLIIHAVCNLLTPPRSLYKYWQLSPVEFLIWVVGVALAIFVSLEASIYAGAALSIVLVLVRLARTRGTFLGVVKAKRISAAKQNRPGQGHSACDKTCHAAPDAFIPLDRSGSINPDIKLESPYPGVFIYQLHEGFNYTNQAYHIDILAKYIEQNTQRLSDEGYEKESDRLWNDAGGRTRRPNSHLLPYLRAIVLDFGAVNHVDITSVQGLIDLRNQLDNYSAPDTVEWHFANVHNRWTRRALGVAGFGYPTAENPEAVRNWRPIYSIAATLSEKEGPFGDENRCVTDTDTDEERTRGTITAVAGYAKKLGRWEGSSRADNPRMAAIHGVNRPFFHGDLYSAVECAVTDAQSKNSSAIV
- the alg9 gene encoding Alpha-1,2-mannosyltransferase alg9, which codes for MAPNPSPPQRNFEHPASSHAKKKRNGPYPIQPITAFYVFFAAGMIAALYAPIQDCDETFNYWEPAHYLSHGYGLQTWEYSPDFAIRSWLYVGLHSIVGSVSEFYFIRYGLAFVCALCQTVLFKVISLTMNGRIGMFFLISTVICPGNFHASASFLPSSFAMYMCMLGAASFMNWRGGIKTAHGIFWFAAAGILGWPFASALCAPYLLEEFVLVLFSDKDAFIESIIRFFRGVIAGLIVLFFDFLINLFFYKKIAVVSWNIVKYNIFSSTGGPDLYGTEPWTFYFKNLALNFNIWFVLALLALPLFLLQKVISPSGQGFQSGLRTVVFVTPFYMWLAIFTAQPHKEERFMYPVYPFLTLNASISLHIVLAAVGSTDPSTIAGKIPARLKLLAVSAVMLLALDVSLARLYGIYSAYSAPLRIYSRLWQSSHGQTPVGREEDIVCFGKEWYRFPSSYFLPRDMHAKFIRSEFRGLLPGEFSEAKIGFGFWSGTWLPTSGLNDRNEEDPGKYVDIRACSFLVDTQYPLRTEPLPPNEPDYIADKDTWEVVQCKPFLDAANTHILARTLWVPELEIIPEKFRRKWGQHCLIQRKRV